The following proteins are co-located in the Micromonospora coriariae genome:
- the moaC gene encoding cyclic pyranopterin monophosphate synthase MoaC, translating to MTEPAQLSHVDRAGAARMVDVSAKPVTGRLAVAAGRLRTTPEVVDLLHRDGLPKGDALAVGRLAGIMGAKRTPELIPLCHPIALHGVTVDLRLTVDTVEITATARTADRTGVEMEALTAVAVAGLALVDMVKAVDPAASVEAVRVLRKEGGKTGEWVRPEDRP from the coding sequence GTGACCGAACCCGCGCAGCTCAGCCACGTCGACCGCGCCGGTGCGGCCCGCATGGTCGACGTCTCCGCCAAGCCGGTGACCGGCCGGCTGGCCGTCGCCGCGGGCCGCCTTCGGACCACACCCGAGGTCGTCGACCTGCTGCACCGCGACGGCCTGCCCAAGGGTGACGCTCTGGCCGTCGGTCGGCTGGCCGGGATCATGGGCGCCAAACGCACACCGGAGCTGATCCCGCTCTGCCACCCGATCGCCCTGCACGGCGTCACCGTCGACCTGCGGCTCACTGTCGACACCGTGGAGATCACCGCCACCGCCCGCACCGCGGACCGGACGGGAGTCGAGATGGAGGCACTCACCGCGGTCGCCGTCGCCGGTCTCGCCCTTGTCGACATGGTCAAGGCGGTTGACCCGGCGGCGTCGGTGGAGGCGGTCCGGGTGCTTCGCAAGGAGGGCGGCAAGACCGGCGAGTGGGTCCGACCGGAGGACCGGCCGTGA
- a CDS encoding MogA/MoaB family molybdenum cofactor biosynthesis protein — MIRARVIVASNRAAAGVYADTSGPLLAAGLLDLGCQVDEPVVVPDGEPVGAALRDALADGIDVVLTSGGTGVTPTDRTPDVTRGLLDYEIPGIAEAIRAHSRDRVPTSVLSRGLAGVAGRMLVVNLPGSTGGARDGLAVLGPILAHTVDQLRGGDH, encoded by the coding sequence GTGATCCGGGCCCGGGTGATCGTCGCGTCGAACCGGGCCGCGGCCGGCGTCTACGCCGACACCAGCGGTCCACTGCTCGCCGCCGGCCTGCTCGACCTGGGCTGCCAGGTCGACGAGCCGGTGGTGGTGCCCGACGGCGAGCCGGTCGGCGCGGCCTTGCGAGACGCCCTCGCCGACGGCATCGACGTGGTGTTGACCAGCGGTGGCACGGGGGTCACCCCGACAGACCGGACACCGGACGTGACCCGGGGTCTGCTGGATTACGAGATCCCCGGCATCGCCGAGGCGATCCGCGCGCACAGTCGCGACCGGGTGCCCACGTCGGTGCTGTCCCGAGGGCTGGCCGGCGTGGCCGGCCGGATGCTGGTGGTCAACCTGCCCGGCTCGACCGGCGGTGCCCGGGACGGGCTGGCCGTCCTCGGGCCGATCCTCGCGCACACCGTCGACCAACTTCGCGGCGGAGACCACTGA
- a CDS encoding molybdopterin molybdotransferase MoeA: protein MSTETAPTADRVAAPPPAGWEEARSRVYAVGLAAALPTLSRPLTDTDGLTLAEPLTARTDLPAFPTSSVDGWAVRGGGPWRVVGRVLAGNTPAPLSEDGTTVEIATGAMVPEGATAVLRVEESTTTDGLVSGTPRQTPEWRQPGEEASADEELLPVGTPIDPAVIGLAASCGHDTLRVRRAPRAALLVFGDELLTAGPPAAGRVRDALGPAVPAWLRRYGCQIRPADVVGPVADTLPAHVAALRAALTNADLVCTTGGTMHGPVDHLHPALEALGADYVVNTVAVRPGFPMLLARVAGADGRVRFVAGLPGNPQSAIVALVSLVAPLLAGLQGRPMPVLPQATLAEAVPGRGEHTHLALVRLDRAAGTAFPVRHVGSAMLRGLAGADGFAVIRPGTSGDPGDRVPIVPLPLLTGERAS, encoded by the coding sequence GTGAGCACGGAAACCGCACCAACCGCGGACCGGGTCGCCGCGCCCCCGCCGGCCGGGTGGGAGGAGGCGCGCTCCCGCGTCTACGCAGTCGGCCTGGCCGCCGCGCTTCCCACCCTCTCCCGGCCACTGACCGACACCGACGGGCTGACCCTGGCCGAGCCGCTGACCGCCCGCACCGACCTTCCCGCCTTCCCCACCTCCAGCGTGGACGGCTGGGCGGTGCGCGGCGGCGGCCCCTGGCGCGTCGTCGGCCGGGTGCTGGCCGGCAACACTCCCGCGCCGCTCAGCGAGGACGGCACGACCGTCGAGATCGCGACCGGTGCGATGGTGCCCGAAGGCGCGACCGCCGTGCTGCGCGTCGAGGAGTCCACCACCACCGACGGCCTGGTCAGCGGCACGCCCCGCCAGACGCCGGAGTGGCGGCAGCCGGGCGAGGAGGCGTCCGCCGACGAGGAGCTGCTGCCGGTCGGCACGCCGATCGACCCGGCGGTGATCGGCCTGGCGGCGTCCTGCGGGCACGACACCCTGCGGGTCCGGCGGGCGCCGCGCGCCGCGCTTCTGGTCTTCGGCGACGAACTGCTCACCGCGGGTCCCCCCGCGGCCGGCCGGGTCCGGGACGCGCTGGGGCCGGCGGTGCCCGCGTGGCTGCGCCGGTACGGCTGCCAGATCCGTCCGGCCGACGTGGTCGGCCCCGTGGCCGACACGCTGCCCGCGCACGTGGCTGCCCTGCGCGCGGCGCTGACCAACGCCGACCTGGTCTGCACCACGGGCGGCACGATGCACGGCCCGGTCGACCACCTGCACCCGGCGCTCGAAGCGCTCGGCGCCGACTACGTGGTCAACACGGTGGCGGTCCGGCCCGGCTTCCCGATGCTGCTGGCCCGGGTGGCCGGCGCCGACGGGCGGGTCCGGTTCGTCGCCGGGCTGCCGGGCAACCCGCAGTCCGCCATCGTCGCGCTGGTGTCGCTGGTCGCCCCGCTGCTCGCCGGCCTCCAGGGCCGTCCGATGCCGGTTCTGCCGCAGGCCACGTTGGCCGAGGCGGTGCCCGGTCGTGGCGAGCACACCCACCTGGCGCTGGTCCGGCTGGACCGGGCGGCCGGCACCGCGTTCCCGGTGCGGCACGTCGGCTCGGCGATGCTGCGTGGCCTGGCCGGCGCGGACGGGTTCGCGGTCATCCGGCCGGGCACCAGCGGCGATCCGGGTGACCGGGTGCCGATCGTGCCGCTGCCGCTGCTGACCGGGGAGCGTGCGTCATGA
- a CDS encoding molybdenum cofactor biosynthesis protein MoaE, giving the protein MTAPALTFGQVTDQPLDLAAHEAAVADRRAGAVVSFQGVVRDHDHGRAVVSLEYEGHPSAEQVLREVAAEIAAEPDVYAVAVSHRVGPLAIGDVALVAAVSTAHRAAAFEACARLVDEAKARLPIWKRQVFGDGTEEWVNCP; this is encoded by the coding sequence ATGACGGCGCCGGCGCTCACCTTCGGCCAGGTCACCGACCAGCCGCTGGACCTGGCCGCGCACGAGGCGGCGGTCGCCGACCGGCGGGCCGGCGCGGTGGTCTCCTTCCAGGGTGTGGTCCGCGACCACGACCACGGGCGGGCCGTGGTGAGCCTGGAGTACGAGGGGCACCCGAGTGCCGAGCAGGTGCTCCGCGAGGTGGCCGCCGAGATCGCGGCCGAGCCCGACGTCTACGCGGTGGCCGTCTCGCACCGGGTCGGCCCGCTGGCGATCGGTGACGTGGCGCTGGTCGCCGCCGTGAGCACCGCGCACCGCGCGGCGGCATTCGAGGCCTGCGCCCGCCTGGTGGACGAGGCCAAGGCACGGCTGCCGATCTGGAAACGGCAGGTCTTCGGCGACGGCACCGAGGAATGGGTCAACTGCCCCTGA
- a CDS encoding glycosyltransferase 87 family protein produces MPTTVGRRADRLAQIQRVARGIDRANVVRGGIVAAVAYAAWLAIGAFGRPYNFFDMKIYHGAVVWWASGHELYEFIAPGTTLGFTYPPFAGLVMLPMAQLPIGAAGMVNALASIAALALVLAGLLRPIVDRLAWPLWFTVALAVPLAVAIEPGRETLGYGQVNILLFALIMADLIGLRWRSRRGTHYAATDGPLLRFLYGGAWAGAGIGLATAVKLTPALFIAYLLVTRQWRVAATAIGTTIGVTVGTFAIVGDESRAYFGSVLWQTERVGAADMTPNQSLAGLLARLYDSIETPGLLWFSFSVLILALGLSRAASSRADGDELTAFTLVGLTANVISPISWTHHLVWVVPAIIVLADAAVRRREASRGLTSRSGQGLALGGLTGVNGLRPPIWYPTLTGLRHGVAAIGLYLLFLISPIWPYEHQLPEMSHYQDGLFGALMENSLALALIVLVAALPWRPGAEPAFYGDRLARNVLVNGRR; encoded by the coding sequence ATGCCGACGACTGTCGGTAGACGGGCGGACCGCCTCGCCCAAATCCAACGCGTGGCGCGCGGGATCGATCGCGCGAATGTCGTACGGGGTGGCATCGTGGCCGCCGTCGCCTACGCCGCATGGCTGGCCATCGGCGCGTTCGGGCGGCCGTACAACTTCTTCGACATGAAGATCTACCACGGCGCGGTGGTGTGGTGGGCGAGCGGTCACGAGCTCTACGAGTTCATCGCGCCGGGCACAACTCTCGGCTTCACCTATCCGCCGTTCGCCGGGTTGGTCATGCTGCCGATGGCACAGTTGCCGATCGGCGCCGCCGGGATGGTCAACGCTCTGGCCAGCATCGCGGCGCTGGCGCTGGTGCTGGCGGGGCTGCTCCGCCCCATCGTGGACCGGCTGGCCTGGCCGCTGTGGTTCACCGTGGCCCTGGCGGTGCCGCTCGCGGTGGCCATCGAACCGGGCCGGGAGACCCTCGGCTACGGCCAGGTCAACATCCTGCTGTTCGCGCTGATCATGGCCGACCTGATCGGGCTGCGGTGGCGCTCCCGCCGGGGCACCCACTACGCGGCGACCGACGGCCCCCTGCTGCGCTTCCTCTACGGCGGCGCCTGGGCCGGCGCGGGCATCGGCCTGGCCACCGCGGTCAAGCTCACCCCGGCGCTGTTCATCGCCTACCTGCTGGTCACCCGCCAGTGGCGGGTGGCGGCCACCGCGATCGGCACCACGATCGGCGTGACGGTGGGGACCTTCGCGATCGTCGGCGACGAGTCGCGGGCCTACTTCGGCAGCGTCCTCTGGCAGACCGAGCGGGTCGGCGCGGCGGACATGACGCCCAACCAGTCGCTCGCCGGTCTGCTGGCCCGGCTGTACGACTCGATCGAGACCCCCGGTCTGCTCTGGTTCTCCTTCTCGGTGCTGATCCTGGCGCTGGGCCTGTCCCGGGCGGCCAGTTCCCGCGCCGACGGTGACGAACTGACCGCGTTCACGCTGGTCGGTCTGACCGCCAACGTGATCAGTCCGATCTCCTGGACGCACCACCTGGTCTGGGTGGTTCCGGCGATCATCGTGCTGGCCGACGCGGCGGTGCGCCGCCGGGAGGCGAGCCGGGGGTTGACCTCGCGCAGTGGCCAGGGCCTGGCGTTGGGCGGCCTGACCGGGGTCAACGGGCTCCGCCCGCCGATCTGGTACCCGACGTTGACCGGGCTCCGGCACGGCGTCGCCGCGATCGGGCTCTACCTGCTGTTCCTGATCTCCCCGATCTGGCCGTACGAGCACCAGCTGCCCGAGATGTCGCACTATCAGGACGGTCTCTTCGGCGCGCTGATGGAGAACTCGCTCGCGCTCGCGCTGATCGTGCTGGTCGCCGCGCTGCCCTGGCGCCCGGGCGCCGAGCCGGCGTTCTACGGCGATCGACTCGCGCGGAACGTGCTGGTCAACGGCCGACGCTGA
- a CDS encoding DoxX family protein: MKPVRSLARAMLSGIFVVSGYRNFRSPDRLAVAAKPVTDKVAPMLQKAHPNFPTDTKTLIRLNAAVQVSAGLMLATGRFSRPAALVLAGTLVPVTIAGHPFWNNDDPVARNNNQVHALKNLGLFGGLLLAAADTGGKPGLRWRTGHRIGHSRRSMQRAVRTARREARIAVRSASTARRLPG; encoded by the coding sequence ATGAAGCCCGTACGCTCCCTTGCCCGCGCCATGCTGAGCGGCATTTTCGTGGTCAGCGGGTACCGCAACTTCCGTAGCCCGGACCGGCTGGCGGTGGCGGCCAAGCCGGTGACCGACAAGGTCGCGCCGATGTTGCAGAAGGCGCATCCGAACTTCCCCACCGACACCAAGACGCTGATCCGGCTCAATGCCGCGGTGCAGGTCAGCGCCGGGCTGATGCTGGCTACCGGGCGGTTCAGCCGACCTGCCGCGCTGGTCCTCGCCGGCACGCTGGTGCCGGTCACCATCGCCGGGCATCCCTTCTGGAACAACGACGACCCGGTGGCCCGGAACAACAATCAGGTTCACGCTCTGAAGAACCTGGGCCTCTTCGGCGGCCTGCTGCTCGCCGCGGCCGACACCGGAGGCAAGCCGGGTCTACGGTGGCGGACCGGTCATCGCATCGGCCACTCTCGACGTTCGATGCAGCGCGCCGTCCGCACCGCCCGACGGGAGGCCCGGATCGCCGTCCGGTCCGCCTCCACCGCGCGTCGACTTCCGGGTTGA
- a CDS encoding GNAT family N-acetyltransferase produces the protein MTTLRLRPEDTADTGPVRRVLAGAFARPDVATPPEVSLVDELRGTDAWLPELAMVAEYGGEVVGYALLTRVRVRPERGSDAPALAFGPVAVAPHRQRLGHGTAVVQAALDAATELGERLVVVLGDPAFYRRFGFGPAGELGLTSPWAGLGEPWQALVLPPSTSEEGPPPSGEVLFPVPWSRV, from the coding sequence GTGACCACGCTGCGGCTGCGACCCGAGGACACGGCCGACACCGGCCCGGTGCGTCGGGTGCTGGCTGGCGCGTTCGCCCGGCCCGACGTGGCAACACCACCGGAGGTGAGCCTGGTCGACGAGCTGCGCGGCACCGACGCCTGGCTGCCGGAGCTGGCGATGGTCGCCGAGTACGGCGGCGAGGTGGTCGGGTACGCGCTGCTCACCCGGGTGCGGGTGCGACCGGAGCGGGGCAGCGACGCGCCCGCTCTCGCGTTCGGCCCGGTGGCGGTCGCTCCGCACCGGCAGCGGCTGGGGCACGGAACGGCGGTGGTACAGGCGGCTCTGGACGCCGCCACCGAGCTGGGCGAGCGCCTGGTCGTGGTTCTGGGTGATCCCGCCTTCTACCGCCGGTTCGGCTTCGGCCCCGCCGGCGAGCTGGGCCTGACCAGCCCGTGGGCCGGTCTCGGGGAGCCGTGGCAGGCGTTGGTGCTGCCGCCGTCCACCAGCGAGGAAGGGCCACCGCCCTCCGGCGAGGTCCTGTTTCCGGTGCCCTGGTCCCGGGTCTGA